One part of the Anaeromyxobacter sp. Fw109-5 genome encodes these proteins:
- a CDS encoding pyridoxamine 5'-phosphate oxidase family protein: protein MAEDPRGYAALLAAYRTAILTTRGAEDGHLHARPMAMRQQVRGEEIWFATSLGSNKCKDLEADPQCALAFFEAADGTTVSVSGTGEVLKDKKLALELWDPSWARWFPEGPEARELALLRVIPEHVERHDGRTGKLEVLFSRPRRRRER from the coding sequence ATGGCCGAAGATCCCCGCGGGTACGCCGCGCTCCTCGCCGCCTACCGCACCGCGATCCTCACGACGCGCGGCGCCGAGGACGGCCACCTGCACGCGCGGCCGATGGCCATGCGGCAGCAGGTGCGGGGCGAGGAGATCTGGTTCGCGACCTCGCTCGGCTCGAACAAGTGCAAGGACCTCGAGGCGGACCCTCAGTGCGCGCTCGCGTTCTTCGAGGCCGCCGACGGGACGACGGTCTCGGTCTCGGGGACGGGCGAGGTGCTGAAGGACAAGAAGCTCGCGCTCGAGCTGTGGGATCCGTCGTGGGCGCGGTGGTTCCCGGAGGGACCGGAGGCGCGCGAGCTGGCGCTCCTGCGCGTGATCCCGGAGCACGTCGAGCGGCACGACGGCCGGACCGGCAAGCTCGAGGTGCTCTTCAGCCGCCCGCGGCGCCGTCGAGAGCGCTGA
- a CDS encoding methyl-accepting chemotaxis protein — protein sequence MKRLRYDVYGAIVGAGLPVVATIIEAFRQLGSVAPGALLRTHLQQPLLWIMDTTPFVLAALGKVIQRQHDDLVRQSEELVRQSDEIVRLEQARRESFDRTAKELSHAAQGLLGNVAAFTRTTSESAGSVRQTTLTMNQLAQGAAAAALTAETVIGLAMEAERQSAQGLEQAEASGAELLRLAEEVRGLSRRIEAVDAQMRDVYDLGDLIRRLADRSEQLAEQAASLAGRSDPGAEGLGEIAGGLQRLGSDTRGAAVRVRQVLTEVHRAMLAAMGAAEEGIGHAQLGARTATRNGETIRGLATALQESARAAREIARVAQQQEGAIEQVLKSMTEIAHATDETAASTREVDREARALNELASFLRTATKT from the coding sequence ATGAAGAGGCTGCGTTACGACGTCTACGGCGCGATCGTCGGGGCGGGGCTGCCCGTCGTCGCGACGATCATCGAGGCGTTCCGCCAGCTCGGCAGCGTCGCGCCGGGGGCGCTCCTCCGCACGCACCTGCAGCAGCCGCTCCTCTGGATCATGGACACGACGCCGTTCGTCCTGGCCGCGCTCGGGAAGGTCATCCAGCGTCAGCACGACGACCTCGTCCGCCAGAGCGAGGAGCTCGTGCGCCAGAGCGACGAGATCGTCCGGCTCGAGCAGGCCCGCCGCGAGAGCTTCGACCGGACGGCGAAGGAGCTCTCCCACGCGGCGCAGGGGCTCCTGGGCAACGTCGCGGCGTTCACCCGGACCACCTCGGAGAGCGCCGGGAGCGTGCGCCAGACCACCCTCACGATGAACCAGCTCGCGCAGGGCGCCGCCGCCGCCGCGCTCACGGCGGAGACGGTGATCGGCCTGGCGATGGAGGCGGAGCGCCAGAGCGCGCAGGGGCTCGAGCAGGCGGAGGCGTCGGGCGCGGAGCTGCTGCGGCTCGCCGAGGAGGTGCGCGGGCTGTCGCGCCGCATCGAGGCGGTGGACGCGCAGATGCGCGACGTCTACGACCTCGGCGATCTGATCCGCCGCCTCGCGGATCGCTCCGAGCAGCTCGCGGAGCAGGCCGCCTCGCTGGCCGGCCGCTCGGATCCCGGCGCGGAGGGGCTCGGCGAGATCGCCGGAGGGCTGCAGCGGCTGGGCTCGGACACGCGCGGCGCCGCCGTCCGGGTCCGGCAGGTCCTCACGGAGGTGCACCGGGCCATGCTCGCGGCCATGGGCGCGGCGGAGGAGGGGATCGGCCACGCCCAGCTCGGCGCCAGGACGGCCACCCGCAACGGCGAGACGATCCGCGGGCTCGCCACGGCGCTGCAGGAGTCCGCCCGGGCCGCGCGCGAGATCGCGCGCGTGGCGCAGCAGCAGGAGGGCGCGATCGAGCAGGTGCTGAAGTCGATGACCGAGATCGCGCACGCCACGGACGAGACGGCGGCCTCGACCCGCGAGGTCGACCGGGAGGCGCGCGCCCTGAACGAGCTGGCGAGCTTCCTCAGGACCGCCACCAAGACGTGA
- a CDS encoding DUF481 domain-containing protein, producing MSTLRHVLPALLLAPALAAAEPAPVKPEWSGTAGAGVIHLTGNTSTTTVNGAAAVQREWAKWILALRTTSVYGRTRPADRSTPSETVALASSGQLRGDRKLAPHLSVFTIVGAETDHVASLEYRAFGDAGASVVWIDRKQEGDRHLFLRTDLGGRYAYDSRWQYYATAAAPVGDLEDVELLAPRIGATFQLALSKDTTFVEEAEVLANVLGDERYNARSQTKLTTRLVSALTIGAAYLVAWDSAPAPGKVETDTKLSFIAEVAF from the coding sequence ATGTCCACGCTCCGACACGTCCTCCCCGCGCTCCTCCTCGCGCCCGCGCTCGCCGCGGCCGAGCCGGCCCCCGTGAAGCCCGAGTGGTCCGGCACGGCCGGCGCCGGGGTCATCCACCTCACCGGGAACACGAGCACCACCACCGTGAACGGCGCCGCGGCCGTGCAGCGCGAGTGGGCCAAGTGGATCCTGGCGCTGCGCACGACGAGCGTCTACGGCCGCACGCGCCCGGCGGACCGCTCGACGCCGTCCGAGACCGTGGCGCTCGCCAGCTCGGGCCAGCTCCGCGGCGACCGCAAGCTCGCGCCGCACCTCTCCGTGTTCACGATCGTGGGCGCGGAGACGGATCACGTCGCGAGCCTCGAGTACCGCGCCTTCGGCGACGCGGGCGCGAGCGTGGTCTGGATCGACCGCAAGCAGGAGGGCGACCGTCACCTCTTCCTCCGCACCGACCTGGGCGGCCGCTACGCGTACGACTCGCGCTGGCAGTACTACGCGACCGCCGCGGCGCCGGTGGGGGACCTGGAGGACGTGGAGCTCCTCGCGCCGCGCATCGGCGCCACGTTCCAGCTCGCCCTCTCGAAGGACACGACCTTCGTGGAGGAGGCGGAGGTCCTCGCGAACGTCCTCGGCGACGAGCGGTACAACGCGCGCTCGCAGACCAAGCTCACGACGAGGCTCGTCTCCGCGCTGACGATCGGGGCCGCGTACCTCGTCGCGTGGGACTCGGCGCCGGCGCCCGGGAAGGTGGAGACCGACACGAAGCTCTCCTTCATCGCCGAGGTGGCCTTCTAG
- a CDS encoding RNA helicase, giving the protein MTTAAALGEAPLAALLPPHGETLAPDAVLDRFVAWVGATGLTLYPHQEEAILQLLDRRHLVLNTPTGSGKSLVATFLHFQAMAEGKRSFYTCPIKALVNEKFFDLCRLFGPDNVGMMTGDAAVNRDAPIVCCTAEILMNLAVREAAPRADAVVMDEFHYYGDRERGVAWQVPLLALEDSRFLLMSATLGDTRAIEESLRQVSGREVAAVRHAARPVPLEFEYRETPLHETLEALVTAVRAPIYLVNFTQRAAAEQAQNLMSANFSSKEEKGRIAAALEGFRFDSPYGKDLQRFLRHGVGLHHAGLLPKYRLLVEKLAQGGLLKVVSGTDTLGMGVNIPIRTVLFTQLCKFDGEKTAILSARDFHQISGRAGRKGFDERGYVVAQAPEHVIENKRLAEKAAAGKKVVKKQPPTKGYVHFDRSTFERLIQKEPEPLESRFDPTFALLVNLLQSETSRVGGGYGRLVELIARSHGNDYVRAKHRRLAAQRFRTLRAAGLLEVRRVEGYPGAYVRPSRGLQKDFSLFHTLALYLLDTLPRIPPERETYALDVLSMVESILEDPDVILWKQLDRARGEAVAEMKAKGMEYDERMAELEKVEYPKPNRDFVYATFNEFAAKHPWVGQENIRPKSIAREMVERFMTFADYVREYELQRSEGLLLRYLSETYKTLVQTVPETYRDDALLDVIAFLRATVRGVDSSLIDEWERMRDPAYQASAIDARAAVAETLGPPPVWADPRAFAARIRNELHALLVALARKDLAAALAALAPGGEWTAARLEEAMAPYWAEHGRIDTTPAARRPHNTFVKELGPRRWEAIQRIVDEHGEVDWMIQCEIDLTAPRDPELPLLSLVRVGA; this is encoded by the coding sequence ATGACCACCGCCGCCGCCCTCGGAGAGGCCCCGCTCGCCGCGCTCCTGCCCCCCCACGGCGAGACGCTCGCCCCCGACGCCGTCCTCGATCGCTTCGTGGCCTGGGTCGGGGCCACCGGGCTGACGCTCTACCCGCACCAGGAGGAGGCGATCCTGCAGCTCCTGGACCGCCGCCACCTCGTGCTCAACACGCCGACCGGCTCGGGCAAGTCGCTCGTGGCGACGTTCCTTCACTTCCAGGCGATGGCGGAGGGGAAGCGCTCGTTCTACACGTGCCCGATCAAGGCGCTCGTCAACGAGAAGTTCTTCGATCTCTGCCGGCTCTTCGGCCCCGACAACGTGGGGATGATGACCGGCGACGCGGCGGTGAACCGCGACGCGCCCATCGTGTGCTGCACCGCCGAGATCCTCATGAACCTCGCGGTGCGCGAGGCGGCGCCGCGCGCGGACGCCGTGGTGATGGACGAGTTCCACTACTACGGGGACCGGGAGCGCGGCGTGGCGTGGCAGGTGCCGCTGCTCGCCCTCGAGGACAGCCGCTTCCTGCTCATGTCGGCGACGCTCGGGGACACGCGGGCGATCGAGGAGTCGCTGCGGCAGGTGAGCGGGCGCGAGGTGGCGGCGGTGCGCCACGCGGCGCGCCCGGTGCCCCTGGAGTTCGAGTACCGGGAGACGCCGCTGCACGAGACGCTCGAGGCGCTCGTCACCGCCGTCCGCGCGCCCATCTACCTCGTCAACTTCACCCAGCGCGCCGCGGCCGAGCAGGCGCAGAACCTCATGAGCGCGAACTTCTCCTCGAAGGAGGAGAAGGGGCGCATCGCCGCGGCGCTGGAGGGCTTCCGGTTCGACTCCCCCTACGGCAAGGACCTGCAGCGCTTCCTGCGCCACGGCGTCGGGCTCCACCACGCCGGCCTCCTCCCCAAGTACCGGCTGCTCGTCGAGAAGCTCGCGCAGGGCGGTCTCCTCAAGGTGGTCTCGGGGACCGACACGCTCGGCATGGGCGTGAACATCCCCATCCGCACCGTCCTCTTCACCCAGCTCTGCAAGTTCGACGGCGAGAAGACCGCCATCCTCTCGGCCCGCGACTTCCACCAGATCTCCGGGCGCGCGGGCCGCAAGGGCTTCGACGAGCGCGGGTACGTGGTCGCCCAGGCGCCGGAGCACGTCATCGAGAACAAGCGGCTCGCCGAGAAGGCCGCCGCCGGCAAGAAGGTCGTGAAGAAGCAGCCTCCCACGAAGGGGTACGTCCACTTCGACCGGAGCACCTTCGAGCGGCTCATCCAGAAGGAGCCCGAGCCGCTCGAGAGCCGCTTCGATCCCACCTTCGCCCTCCTCGTGAACCTGCTGCAGAGCGAGACCTCGCGAGTCGGCGGCGGGTACGGGCGGCTCGTCGAGCTCATCGCGCGCTCGCACGGGAACGACTACGTCCGCGCCAAGCACCGGCGCCTCGCGGCCCAGCGCTTCCGCACGCTCCGCGCCGCCGGCCTCCTCGAGGTGCGGCGCGTCGAGGGCTACCCCGGCGCCTACGTCCGGCCCTCGCGCGGCCTGCAGAAGGACTTCTCCCTCTTCCACACGCTCGCCCTCTACCTGCTCGACACCCTGCCGCGCATCCCGCCCGAGCGCGAGACGTACGCGCTCGACGTGCTCTCCATGGTCGAGTCGATCCTGGAGGATCCGGACGTCATCCTCTGGAAGCAGCTCGACCGCGCCCGCGGCGAGGCGGTCGCCGAGATGAAGGCGAAGGGGATGGAGTACGACGAGCGGATGGCGGAGCTCGAGAAGGTCGAGTACCCGAAGCCGAACCGGGACTTCGTCTACGCCACGTTCAACGAGTTCGCCGCCAAGCACCCATGGGTCGGCCAGGAGAACATCCGCCCGAAGTCGATCGCGCGCGAGATGGTCGAGCGCTTCATGACGTTCGCGGACTACGTGCGCGAGTACGAGCTGCAGCGGTCGGAGGGGCTCCTGCTGCGCTACCTCTCCGAGACGTACAAGACGCTCGTGCAGACCGTCCCCGAGACCTACCGGGACGACGCGCTGCTGGACGTGATCGCCTTCCTGCGCGCGACGGTGCGCGGGGTCGACTCGTCGCTCATCGACGAGTGGGAGCGCATGCGCGACCCGGCGTACCAGGCGAGCGCGATCGACGCGCGCGCCGCCGTGGCGGAGACGCTGGGGCCGCCGCCGGTGTGGGCCGACCCGCGCGCCTTCGCGGCGCGGATCCGCAACGAGCTCCACGCGCTGCTCGTCGCGCTCGCGCGCAAGGATCTCGCCGCCGCGCTCGCCGCCCTGGCGCCGGGGGGCGAGTGGACTGCGGCGCGCCTCGAGGAGGCGATGGCCCCCTACTGGGCGGAGCACGGGCGCATCGACACGACGCCCGCCGCGCGCCGCCCTCACAACACGTTCGTGAAGGAGCTCGGGCCGCGCCGCTGGGAGGCGATCCAGCGGATCGTGGACGAGCACGGCGAGGTCGACTGGATGATCCAGTGCGAGATCGACCTCACGGCGCCCCGCGACCCGGAGCTCCCGCTGCTCTCCCTGGTGCGCGTCGGGGCCTGA
- a CDS encoding DUF488 family protein produces the protein MAEEREARPRAAPGWGRAQVLAVGHSTRPISELLELLEGAGVATLADVRTIPRSRANPQYEGEALARALAAAGIGYVHLPALGGLRRARKDSPNGGWRNASFRGYADHMATPEFEEGLVQLRTLAREGPVAVMCAEAVPWRCHRSLIADALLARGVVVRHIVGRGRTRPHRLTPFARISGRQVTYPPDARDAGAGGR, from the coding sequence ATGGCCGAGGAGCGGGAAGCGAGGCCGAGGGCGGCGCCAGGCTGGGGGAGGGCGCAGGTCCTCGCCGTCGGCCACTCCACGCGGCCGATCTCCGAGCTCCTGGAGCTGCTCGAGGGGGCGGGGGTCGCGACCCTCGCGGACGTCCGGACGATCCCGCGCTCGCGCGCGAACCCGCAGTACGAGGGCGAGGCGCTGGCGCGGGCCCTCGCGGCGGCCGGCATCGGCTACGTCCACCTGCCGGCGCTCGGCGGCCTGCGGCGAGCCCGCAAGGACTCGCCGAACGGCGGGTGGCGCAACGCCAGCTTCCGGGGCTACGCGGATCACATGGCGACGCCGGAGTTCGAGGAGGGGCTCGTGCAGCTCCGCACGCTGGCGCGCGAGGGGCCGGTGGCGGTCATGTGCGCCGAGGCGGTGCCGTGGCGATGCCACCGCTCCCTCATCGCCGACGCCCTCCTCGCGCGCGGCGTGGTGGTGCGGCACATCGTCGGCCGGGGCCGGACCCGCCCGCACCGGCTCACGCCGTTCGCGCGGATCTCCGGACGGCAGGTGACCTACCCGCCCGACGCGCGCGACGCCGGTGCCGGAGGACGATGA
- a CDS encoding peptide chain release factor-like protein codes for MITEELRAAARRALALPEAALLAECEETFFVGGGPGGQHRNKTESAVRLVHRPTGVTVTATERRSQLQNREAALARLRERLGPLAHRPKARRPTRPTRGSQERRIAAKKRRGEKKAGRRGWE; via the coding sequence GTGATCACGGAAGAGCTCCGCGCCGCCGCGCGCCGCGCGCTCGCGCTCCCCGAGGCGGCGCTCCTCGCCGAGTGCGAGGAGACGTTCTTCGTGGGGGGCGGACCGGGCGGGCAGCACCGGAACAAGACGGAGAGCGCGGTCCGGCTCGTCCACCGCCCCACCGGCGTGACCGTCACCGCCACCGAGCGGCGCAGCCAGCTCCAGAACCGGGAGGCGGCGCTGGCGCGCCTGCGCGAGCGGCTCGGCCCGCTCGCGCACCGCCCGAAGGCGAGGCGGCCCACCCGGCCGACGCGCGGCTCGCAGGAGCGCCGCATCGCGGCGAAGAAGCGACGCGGGGAGAAGAAGGCGGGGCGGCGCGGCTGGGAGTAG
- a CDS encoding 7TM domain-containing protein: MAVAHHHKVAATVVALVATTAALMLYKVHALGYSLADILPVRQYEVTYALRLDGHGGDVRVRTFLPASDARQTISDERTESAGFHLSQVLDGPNRVATWVGAQIPDGAEIRHTVRIVPRRVAYAIPADLPVPTSYPASTAPALRPEKEIQVDAPEIAAALASIGADRGSVMERLRRIHDYTHGLTTRPFKGTTDALTALRLGEASCNGKSRLFVALARATGIPARLVGGLILETGSKRTSHQWVEAYVSGHWIPFCPTNDHFGELPERYLSLYYGDEVLFRHTADVNFDYRFDARSQLVPSPRAKASFTFLDVWGLFDRLKLPFSLLRTILMLPIGALLTVLFRNVVGMPTFGTFLPALLAAAAGETGAGFGVLAVLIVVAAVATARWAVSRLELLHSPTLAILLCAVVVTLVGTSMLAERLGISGLTHVTLFPLAVLAICAERFYLSLTEHGARAAGKELAGTLVVMLACYVVMNSLALQVLVIGFPEVLLLAVAANVYLGRWVGMRLSEYRRFRGLLGAASPGGSP, from the coding sequence ATGGCCGTCGCCCACCACCACAAGGTCGCCGCTACCGTCGTCGCGCTCGTCGCCACGACCGCCGCGCTGATGCTCTACAAGGTCCACGCGCTCGGGTACTCGCTCGCGGACATCCTGCCGGTCCGGCAGTACGAGGTCACCTACGCGCTCCGGCTCGACGGACACGGCGGCGACGTCCGCGTGCGGACCTTCCTGCCCGCGAGCGACGCGCGCCAGACGATCTCCGACGAGCGCACCGAGTCGGCGGGGTTCCACCTGTCGCAGGTGCTCGACGGCCCGAACCGGGTGGCGACCTGGGTCGGCGCGCAGATCCCGGACGGCGCCGAGATCCGGCACACCGTGCGGATCGTCCCGCGGCGGGTCGCCTACGCGATCCCCGCCGATCTCCCGGTGCCCACCTCCTACCCGGCTTCGACGGCGCCGGCGCTCCGGCCGGAGAAGGAGATCCAGGTCGACGCGCCCGAGATCGCGGCCGCCCTCGCGAGCATCGGGGCGGACCGCGGGAGCGTCATGGAGCGGCTGCGGCGAATCCATGACTACACCCATGGGCTGACGACGCGGCCGTTCAAGGGAACCACCGACGCGCTCACCGCGCTGCGCCTCGGCGAGGCGAGCTGCAACGGGAAGAGCCGCCTCTTCGTGGCGCTCGCGCGCGCGACCGGCATCCCGGCGCGCCTCGTGGGCGGCCTCATCCTCGAGACCGGCTCGAAGCGCACCTCTCACCAGTGGGTCGAGGCCTACGTGTCCGGCCACTGGATCCCGTTCTGCCCCACGAACGATCACTTCGGCGAGCTCCCCGAGCGCTACCTCTCCCTCTACTACGGCGACGAGGTCCTGTTCCGGCACACGGCCGACGTGAACTTCGACTACCGGTTCGACGCCCGCTCGCAGCTCGTCCCCTCGCCCCGCGCCAAGGCGTCCTTCACGTTCCTCGACGTGTGGGGCCTGTTCGATCGCCTGAAGCTGCCCTTCAGCCTGCTGCGGACGATCCTGATGCTCCCCATCGGCGCGCTCCTCACGGTACTCTTCCGGAACGTCGTCGGCATGCCGACGTTCGGCACGTTCCTGCCCGCGCTGCTCGCCGCCGCGGCGGGCGAGACCGGCGCCGGGTTCGGCGTCCTCGCGGTGCTCATCGTGGTCGCGGCGGTCGCGACCGCTCGCTGGGCCGTGTCGCGGCTCGAGCTCCTCCACTCGCCCACGCTCGCGATCCTGCTCTGCGCGGTGGTCGTCACCCTCGTCGGCACCTCGATGCTCGCCGAGCGGCTCGGGATCTCCGGGCTCACCCACGTGACGCTGTTCCCGCTCGCGGTGCTCGCCATCTGCGCCGAGCGCTTCTACCTCTCGCTCACCGAGCACGGGGCGCGCGCGGCCGGCAAGGAGCTCGCGGGCACGCTCGTCGTGATGCTCGCCTGCTACGTGGTGATGAACTCGCTCGCGCTGCAGGTGCTCGTCATCGGGTTCCCCGAGGTGCTGCTGCTCGCGGTCGCCGCGAACGTGTACCTCGGGCGCTGGGTGGGGATGCGGCTCAGCGAGTACCGGCGGTTCCGCGGGCTGCTCGGGGCCGCCTCGCCCGGAGGCTCGCCGTGA
- a CDS encoding sugar-transfer associated ATP-grasp domain-containing protein: MSLFAAARGRVRALLARREAIYGINRRNLVLVYPNNHRRDYPLADDKLLAKQRFAEAGVPVPETLAVCDGLFAVPGVVEALRGRSRFVVKPANGSGGGGILVAGEWLPDAGGWRRAGGALLTPRELSRHLADVVFGVHSNQLEDRAFVERRVEPHAVFAALWADGLCDVRVITLRGEPVLSMIRVPTAESGGRANLHQGGLGIAVDLATGETSRALHHGRAVERHPESGAPLVGLALPRWPEILDVARRAARAVPLGYLGVDVVVDRERGPLVLEINARPGLEIQNVTGRALGDALAALEHAPAGLTEARAPIVRAGGAQGSAA, encoded by the coding sequence GTGAGCCTCTTCGCCGCCGCGCGCGGCCGCGTCCGCGCGCTCCTCGCGCGGCGCGAGGCGATCTACGGCATCAACCGCCGCAACCTCGTCCTCGTGTACCCCAACAACCACCGGCGCGATTACCCGCTCGCGGACGACAAGCTCCTCGCGAAGCAGCGGTTCGCGGAGGCGGGGGTGCCGGTCCCGGAGACGCTCGCGGTGTGCGACGGGCTCTTCGCCGTGCCCGGCGTCGTCGAGGCGCTGCGCGGACGGTCGCGCTTCGTCGTGAAGCCGGCGAACGGCTCGGGGGGCGGCGGGATCCTCGTCGCGGGGGAGTGGCTCCCGGACGCCGGCGGCTGGCGCCGCGCGGGCGGCGCCCTCCTCACCCCGCGCGAGCTCTCTCGCCACCTCGCGGACGTGGTCTTCGGGGTCCACTCGAACCAGCTCGAGGACCGCGCCTTCGTGGAGCGCCGCGTCGAGCCGCACGCCGTGTTCGCGGCGCTGTGGGCCGACGGGCTCTGTGACGTGCGCGTCATCACCCTGCGCGGCGAGCCGGTGCTCTCGATGATCCGCGTCCCCACCGCCGAGTCGGGCGGGCGCGCGAACCTGCACCAGGGCGGCCTCGGGATCGCGGTGGACCTCGCCACCGGCGAGACCTCCCGCGCGCTCCACCACGGCCGCGCCGTGGAGCGCCACCCGGAGTCCGGCGCGCCGCTCGTCGGGCTCGCCCTGCCCCGCTGGCCCGAGATCCTCGACGTGGCGCGCCGGGCCGCCCGCGCGGTGCCGCTCGGCTACCTCGGCGTGGACGTGGTGGTCGACCGCGAGCGCGGGCCGCTCGTCCTCGAGATCAACGCGCGCCCCGGCCTCGAGATCCAGAACGTCACCGGCCGCGCGCTCGGGGACGCGCTCGCGGCGCTGGAGCACGCGCCCGCCGGGCTCACGGAGGCGCGGGCGCCGATCGTGCGCGCTGGCGGCGCGCAAGGGAGCGCCGCATGA
- a CDS encoding tetratricopeptide repeat protein codes for MNPLVLDRLWPMLVFLGLLLAGALALETFAARRGNDPLVISIAGDEVTLDDDDASASAATAADAPVSDAHARARRAARRGEQAEALKLYEAALAASPGAAVLEEELGAVLLAAGDAAKALPHLERAEQLDPGAQRALRVGLARARLGDLEGAERDLRRSLERRPTGDARVALGNVLRRRGDPVSAIALLEPAVASGSNEDRARALVALGAAELAAGRREYAELRFSKAVEYAPARVEILLGVARAWLATGTAPDVRRAVQVLLRAADLAPDVAAVHALLGRAHERADEPGAALEDYDRTLRLDPTHRYARRRLLRLALQARDFARARHEADRLVADRAEEPEHHFLVALVADRDDRDDDARRAYRKAIAVARGDYPEAYLNLGALEKRAGDVAAARAAYGEALRLRPDYGAAWLNLGKLEEAGGDPGAAEAAYRKALALDAKYAAAWLALGQLQSAAGRFEEARSSLGRALVARPGYDAAQLSLGVAAARAGRPDEAIAAYQALLARSPRNVSAWYDLALVLEAVSRRDEARAALARALAIDPGHAPSLRTVAQLHLDSGRLAEARKAFEELLDLVPGDLEGRAALAEISAREGNRAACDAAARRLLAEAPQDPRVQTLPARCAGPPARTVSAP; via the coding sequence ATGAACCCGCTCGTCCTCGACCGCCTCTGGCCCATGCTCGTGTTCCTCGGCCTGCTGCTCGCGGGGGCGCTCGCGCTCGAGACCTTCGCCGCGCGGCGCGGCAACGACCCGCTCGTCATCTCCATCGCGGGGGACGAGGTGACGCTGGACGACGACGACGCGTCGGCCTCCGCGGCGACGGCCGCGGATGCGCCGGTCTCGGACGCGCACGCGCGCGCGCGGCGCGCGGCCCGCCGGGGCGAGCAGGCGGAGGCGCTGAAGCTCTACGAGGCCGCGCTCGCCGCGAGCCCCGGGGCCGCCGTCCTCGAGGAGGAGCTCGGCGCCGTGCTCCTCGCCGCGGGCGACGCGGCCAAGGCGCTCCCGCACCTGGAGCGCGCGGAGCAGCTCGACCCCGGCGCGCAGCGCGCGCTCCGCGTCGGGCTCGCCCGCGCGCGCCTCGGCGACCTGGAGGGCGCCGAGCGCGACCTCCGCCGCTCGCTGGAGCGCCGGCCCACCGGCGACGCTCGCGTCGCGCTCGGGAACGTGCTCCGGCGCCGCGGCGATCCGGTCTCGGCCATCGCGCTGCTGGAGCCGGCGGTCGCCTCCGGATCGAACGAGGATCGCGCCAGGGCGCTCGTCGCGCTCGGCGCGGCCGAGCTCGCCGCCGGGCGGCGCGAGTACGCGGAGCTCCGCTTCTCGAAGGCCGTCGAGTACGCGCCCGCGCGCGTGGAGATCCTGCTCGGCGTGGCGCGCGCCTGGCTCGCCACGGGCACCGCTCCCGACGTGCGCCGCGCGGTGCAGGTGCTCCTCAGGGCCGCGGACCTGGCGCCGGACGTCGCCGCGGTCCACGCGCTGCTCGGGCGCGCCCACGAGCGTGCGGACGAGCCGGGCGCGGCGCTCGAGGACTACGATCGCACCCTGCGTCTCGACCCCACCCACCGGTACGCGCGGCGCCGCCTGCTGCGGCTCGCGCTCCAGGCGCGAGACTTCGCCCGTGCGCGCCACGAGGCGGACCGGCTCGTCGCCGACCGGGCGGAGGAGCCGGAGCACCACTTCCTCGTGGCGCTCGTCGCCGATCGCGACGACCGCGACGACGACGCGCGGCGGGCGTACCGGAAGGCGATCGCGGTCGCCAGGGGCGACTACCCCGAGGCGTACCTGAACCTCGGCGCGCTCGAGAAGCGCGCGGGCGACGTCGCGGCCGCGCGCGCGGCGTACGGCGAGGCGCTGCGCCTGCGGCCCGATTACGGGGCCGCCTGGCTGAACCTCGGCAAGCTCGAGGAGGCGGGCGGCGACCCGGGCGCGGCCGAGGCGGCGTACCGCAAGGCCCTCGCGCTCGACGCGAAGTACGCCGCCGCCTGGCTCGCGCTCGGGCAGCTCCAGTCCGCCGCGGGGAGGTTCGAGGAGGCGCGGTCGTCGCTCGGACGCGCCCTCGTGGCCCGCCCGGGCTACGACGCCGCCCAGCTCTCGCTGGGCGTCGCCGCCGCGCGCGCCGGCCGTCCCGACGAGGCCATCGCCGCGTACCAGGCGCTCCTCGCCCGCTCGCCGCGGAACGTCTCCGCCTGGTACGACCTCGCCCTGGTGCTCGAGGCGGTCTCCCGGCGCGACGAGGCGCGCGCCGCCCTCGCGCGCGCGCTCGCGATCGACCCCGGCCACGCACCCTCGCTGCGCACCGTCGCCCAGCTCCACCTCGACTCTGGCCGGCTGGCGGAGGCTCGCAAGGCGTTCGAGGAGCTCCTCGATCTCGTCCCGGGAGATCTGGAAGGCCGCGCCGCGCTCGCGGAGATCTCCGCCCGCGAGGGGAACCGCGCCGCCTGCGACGCAGCCGCGCGCCGCCTCCTCGCCGAGGCCCCCCAGGACCCGCGCGTCCAGACCCTGCCCGCGCGGTGCGCCGGCCCCCCCGCGCGCACCGTCTCCGCGCCCTAG